The Sandaracinus amylolyticus genomic interval CGACTGCTCGTGATCCGCGACGTGAACGGGCGGCGCGCCGCGTTCGTCTCGAGCACGCGCGGCTGGACGCGATCGCGCGCGCGGACGTTCACGGGGATCTGGCAGTACGCGGAGTGGCGCGGTGATCACTGGCTGCTGTCCGATCCCCACGACGGCATCCAGCTCGTCGAGCCCGAGCGCGGCGCGGTGATCGCGGACTTCACGCCGCCCGACGCGTACAGCCGCATCTCGCGCGCGACTCCGTCGCCCGACGGAGCGCGCCTCGCGGTGATCGTCGGGCCGTGGAACGACGACTGGGAAGGCGTGTACGTGCTCGACGCGCGCACGCTCGCGGTGCTCGCGCTTCATCCGAGCGAGCGAAGCCTCGCGGAGACCCAGGACGCGCTCGGGTGGGACGCGCGCGGCATCGTGGTCGCGACCCGCGTCGCGGGGATCGTCGTCGGCCCGCGCTGGGTGCTCGTCGATCCCGAGACGGGCGCGCGGCGCGAGCTCGGCGTGGGATCTCCGCGCGCGTCGTTCGGACACCGCCGCAGCGACGCCGTGCACGTGTCGCGCACGCCGGAGGGCGACGCCCTGGTCGCGCCGCGCGCGATCGACGAGGAGGTCGCGATCGTGTCGATCGGCGCCGACGGGAGCGGCGCGGTCGAGACCCCCGACGGCCGCGTGTGGTGCGAAGGTGCGTGCCCGCACTACCGCTGCATCGTCGACGTCGATCGGACCGCGCCGTTCGGTGATCCGGCGTGTGCGCCTGCGGAGTGATCTTCCAGCGCAACGCGATTCGGGCGAGAATGGGCCCGAGCTCGGATGTACGACTGGATCCAGGGTCGACCCCCCGTGGTGCTGCGCGAATCGGACGTGGATCGCTGGCCCGGAGGCGACGTCGCGACGCAGCGGATGCCGCAGTTCGCAGCGATCGGTGAGTTCGCGGGCAGCCAGGTGATCGTGCTGCGCGATCCCGAGCTCACGACGGTCGTCCCGCTCGAGCTCGGCGGCGTGCTGCTCGTCACCGCGGTCTACTGCGAGGGTGATCGCTCGCTCGACGGACACCTCGAGATGCTGCCCGTCAGCGGGTGGCACGTGCTGCCGCGGAAGTTCCGCGCGACCGGCGGCAACTACACGCTCTTCGATGGATCGCTGAGCGGCAAGGCGCTGAAGGACCCCGCGCTCCAGCCGAAGATCCTCGAGGAGCACGGCGGCGTGATCCAGTTCGCGCTCGCCGAGGGCACGTACGACGTCGAGTGCTTCGGGCCCTGGGATCCCGACGCGCAGACGTCGCTCTGGCTCACGCGCGTCGTGCGCAGCGCCGTGTGATCCGCGCTCACGCGCTGACGCGCGGCGTGGTGTGCCGGATCTCGCCGGGGCGCCACGTCTTGTCGAAGAACGCGCGCAGCGGGCTGTAGAGCCGGAGCAGCACGAACCAGCCCTTGCCCGGCACGGTCTGGATCCAGTTGCCCTCGGGCACGCCGTGCGGTCGCTCGGGCGCGAAGAAGACGGTGATCGATCCGTCCTCGCGCGCGACCGCGGCGGGCGTCGGATACGCCTGACTCCCGGCGCGCGGGAATCGCTGCGGCGTCTGCAGCATCGAGCGCGTCTGGTTGTCGTAGAGCGTGAGCGACCAGAAGAGCCCGGCGGGGATCCCGGGCGGCAGCGTGAGCTCGTACGTGCTCGCGCCGTCGAACGGGTCACCGTCGGCGTCGTAGAACGCGCCGAGGTACTGCGAGCCGACGTTCTCGAGCCGCATGCACATCGCCGGCGTGATGCCGGTCGCGAGATAGAACATCTGCGTGCGCGAGGCGAGCGCGCGCGCGCCGGAGCTCGGGAGCTGCTCGACTCCGTCGCTCGTGATGCGCGGCGGCGGGCGGAGGAACTCGTATCCACCGACGAAGAGCGGATTCGACCACGCGGAGCCCTCGCCGTAGTACCCGAATCCCTCGCTGGCGCGCGGCCGCACCGCGATGGTGCGCGCGGTCGCGTTCGCGATGACGATCGCCTCGCTCAGGATGCGCTGCAGTCGCTTGTCGGGACGGAACCGGCGGCCCTTCACGATCCCGATCGCCGCCGCGTGGCCGGCGATCTCGGGATCGAGCGCCTCCGCGGGCTCGAGCTGCACGACGGCATCGAGCATCTCGAAGAACGACTCGTCGTTGGGCGGGATCGTGCTCATCACGAGCCCCGTGCCCTCGACGAAGCGCGTCGGACGCGCGGGCGCGGCGAGCGCGCCGAGCGGTCCCTCGCTGCGCAGGTACGCGCCGATGCTGCTGCCGATCGTGCCGGCGACGTAGGGCTGGATCTTCAGATCGCGCCGGATGCGCGCCGCTGCGGGCGCGGGATCGTCGTCCTCGAGGAACGCGCGGCCGAGCAAGAGCAGATGATCGGTCTTCGAGCGGAGCACGTAGAAGCCGCCCTCGGGCAGCGGGCCCGCGTAGCGCTCGGGCACGATCAGATATCGCCCGCCTTCGCCGCGATCGGGCCCCGACGTGCCGACGTCGCCGACCCAGCGGAACCACATGTCGTCGATCACGCCGAGCGTCCGCGCCGGGAGCTCGAGGACGAGCGGCCCCGCGCTCACGTCGAGCATCGAGATGAAATAGACGGTGTCGCAATTCGCGGTGAGGAAGAGCGACTGCGAATCCATCAGTCGCGAGAAGACGAGGACGTCGTTGTCGCGCACGCCGACGTCGAAGAGGCCCTGTCGGATTGCGTACGTCGAGACCGCCTGGAGGCCATTCAGATAGGCATTCTGAGCATGCACGGAGTCGAGATGATCGTAGAGACGCGCGGCCGTCTCGGTCCTCGGGATTCCGTCGTGGAAGCGGAGCGTGCCGATCGCGCTCTCGATGGAGTCGGGCGTCGAGATCGAGCGCAGCGTCGCAGGCGAGATCGTGCGCGCGCGCGCCGGGGCGCGATCGATGCGCGTCGGATCGCCCGGCTTCCACGAGCCGTCGAACGCGGCGGGCTCGGGGCCGTAGATGCGCATGTAGAGGAAGAAGCCGGTGTCCGGCGTGGTCTGGATCCACGCGCGCTCACCGCCGGGCGGTGCGGTCGGACCGAAGTGGAGGCGTGCGAAGCCGTCGGGCCCGGGCTCGAACGTCCGTTGGAGCGAGCTCAGCACTGCTCGATCCTGCGGCGCGCGGACCTGCGAGCGTGTCTTCGAGTCGTACGCGGTGACCGACCAGAAGAGCTGCGCCGGCACCGGCAGCGGCACGCGCAGCTCGTAGGTGTGGCCGCCGTCGAGGTACTCGCCCGAGTCGTCGCGCGCGCCGAGGAAGTAGATCGATCCGCCGCCCGGCGCGCGCCGGAACATCGCGGGCGAGGCGCCGATCGCCTGCACGAACCAGCGATCGCGCGCCTGCAGATCGAGGTGGCTGCCCGACTCGAAGTCGGGATCCGCGGTCAGGCCGATCCACTCCCAGCGGCGATCGGGCCACACGAGGAGATCGGGGCGCCCCGCCGCGAATCCCTCGACGCGCATCTGATCGAGCCCGACCTCGGTCGCGAGCTCGAGGATGCGCTTCATGCGTCGATCGGGCGCGAACGGTCGCCCGCGCTCGATGCCGAGCGCGGCGAGCAGCCCGTACATCGGTCGGAACTCTTCGCGCGGCGGCTCCTGCTCGAGCACCGCGTGCAGCCTCCGCCAGTACTCGAGCTCGTTCTCCCAGCGCAGCGGAGACGTGTCGATGTCGCGATCCGACACGTCGATCACGCCGAGCGGTGCGTCGGGCCGCGCGTACGGATGGATCTTCACGCGGCGGAGCGCTTCCATCGCGCCCTCGGTCCCGCTCTCGCCGGGGATCGCGCGGAGCCCGAGGAGCGCTCTGCGCGTGGGTGATCGCGCGACGAGGTGATCGCGGGGGATCTCACCTGCGTAGTCGAGCGGGAGCAGGAGATAGCGACCTCCTTCGCCGCGATCGGGCCCGGGAATGCCGATGTCGCCGATCCAGCGGTGATCGTGATCGTCGACCATTCCGACGTAGGGCCCGGGCGGGAGGTCGATGACGGTGGGCCCCATCGACTGGAGATCGAGCACACAAGCCGCGTACGGAGTGTCGGAGTTGACGGTGAACCCGACGTGCCGAGGGCCCGCGGCGAGCATCATGATCGCCTTGCCGTCCTCCACGCCGGCCTGGCGATTTCCGTGGAAAATCGCCTCCATCGAGACGGTCGGATAGAAGAAGCGATAGGCCTGCACCGCACGCTGCAGATCCTGATCGTCGTAGACGCTCCGTGCGCCGTCGGACGTCGGATACTCGTGCTCGAGCTCGGGTCGCGCGGTGTGCGGATCCATGCGCGCCTGACGAGCAAACCGCACGCCCAGGCGCAACGCGCGCCGATCGAGAGCGGCACGTCGAAGCCCGAGGGCGCACCGCCACGCGATCGAGGTGACGACGCGCCGCAGCGCTCAGCGACGGAGCTCGGCTACTTCGCGAGCTCTCGAACGCGCGCGACGGCGTCGGGGTGCGCGTCGGCGAGCGAGCGCAGCAGCTCGAGCGTCGCGTCGACGACCGGTCGTCTCGCACGCGGATCGACGAGCTCGTCGCGCATCGGCGCGCCGTAGGCCGGATCGGCCGACGAAACATGCACGACCGCGTGGGCGAAGCGCTCGGGCTCGCTCGCCTCCGCGAAGAACATCCGCAACGCGGACCAGAACGCGACGAGATGCACGCCGCCGTCGCGCGTCTCCATCGTGTTCACGAACGTGCGCACGCTGCCCCAGGGCCGGTCGTGGAGCACGACCGCGAGCTCGACGCCGATGTCGCCGATCGTCGCGCGATGCAGCACCGGTGCGTGCAGCCCACGTGGATCACGGAGCAGCGCGGCGATGCCGACGGGAGGGCGCATCCGACGCTCCGCGATCACGAGCTCGATCGAGAGCCGTTCGAGGAACGCGCCGAGCTCGTCGATGCGCGACTGCGCGCGCGTCAGATCGACGCGTGTCCAGCTGAAGATCTCGGGATCCGGCCGGAACGAGATGCGCGTGCCGCGCATGTCGGACGCGCCGTCGTCGTGCATCGGCTCGACGCACACGCCACGCGCGAAGCGCGCGCGGTGGATGCGCCCTCCGCGCCGGCTTTCGATGACGAGTGATTCGCTCAGCGCGTTCACCACCACGAGCCCGACGCCGTGCAGCCCGATGTGCACGTGCGGGTGATGTCCGTCGAGCGTGTTCGTGTCGTGCAGCTCGGTCAGCGCGCGTATCGCGACGTCGGGCGCGATGCCGCGCCCGTCGTCCTCCACCACGAACGAGTCGTCGCTCTCGATCGTCACCCGCACGCGCGAGGCGTGTCCCGCGAGGTGCTCGTCGATCGCGTTCGCGACGACCTCCCACAGCACCTGCAAGAGCCCGGACCCGTCGTGCACGTCGCCGACGTACATCCCCGGCCGCTTCCGAATCGCCTCGATCGCGCTCACCAGTCGACCGGCTCAGCTGCGCACGCCGACGATCGGCTCGGGCATCGTCGCCCGGCCCTCTTCGCGCAGCGTCTGGATCGCCCAGAACACCTGCTCCGCCGTCGCCGGCGACGCGAGCGCGACCGCGCCGCGGCGACCCGTCGCCGCGCACGCCGCGACGGCGTCGCGCAGCGCTTCACGCACGCTGATCGCGAGCATCAGCGGCGGCTCGCCGACTGCCTTGCTCCCGCCGACCACGCCCTCCTGGCGCGCGCGCTCGAGCAGCTTCGTGCGGAACACCGGCGGACACTCGCCGAGGCTCGGCAGCTTGTACGTGCTCGCGTTCGGCGTCCTCAGCGCGCCCTTGTCGTCCCACACCAGCTCTTCCTGGGTGAGCCACCCCGCGCCCTGCGCGAACCCGCCCTCGACCTGGCCGACGTCGATCATCGGAGAGAGCGAGTCGCCCACGTCGTGCAGGATGTCGACGCGGCGAATCGCGTACATCCCGGTGAACGCGTCGACCTCGACCTCGGTGATCGCCGCGCCGTACGCGAAATAATAGAACGGTCGGCCGCGGCCCTTCTCGCGATCCCAGTGGATCTCCGGCGTCTTGTAGAAGCCCGTCGCGCTCAGCTGCACGCGCTCGTGATAGGCGCGGTCGATCACCTCGGCCCACGGCAGCTCACGCCCGTCGCCGCGCACCACGCCGCCCTCGATCGTCACCGCGTCGCTGGTGCATCCGAGCATCGACGCCGCGACCTCGCACACCCGCGCGCGCAGCACGTCGCACGCGTTCTTCACCGCTGCGCCGTTGAGATCACTGCCGCTCGACGCCGCGGTCGCGCTGGTGTTCGGCACCTTGTCGGTGCGCGTCGGCATGATGCGGATGCACGCGATCGGGAGGCCCAGCGCGTCCGCCGCGACCTGCAGCATCTTCGTGTGCAGGCCCTGGCCCATCTCGGTGCCGCCGTGGTTGATCTGGACGCTGCCGTCCTTGTAGACGTGCACCAGCGCGCCGGCCTGGTTGTACCACTTGGCGGTGAACGAGATTCCGAACTTCACCGGCGTGATCGCCAGTCCGCGTTTGACGCTCTGACTCGATGCGTTGAATGCATCGATCTCACGACGTCGCGAGTCCCACTGCGCATCCGACTTCAGCTCGCCCCAGATGCGTGCCAGTCGGTCCGCGTCCTCGACGCGCTGTCCGTAGTGCGTCTCGTGCCCCTCGCGATAGAGGTTCTTCTCGCGCACCACGTCGGCGGGAAGGCCCACCGCGCGCGCCACGCGGTCGAGCACTTCCTCGATCATCACCATGCCCTGCGGGCCGCCGAACCCGCGGAACGCCGTGTTCGACGCCTTGTGCGTCTTGCAGACGCGTCCCGTCACCGCCATCGCCGGCACGTAGTACGCGTTGTCCGAGTGGAAGAGCGCGCGACCGAGCACCGGGAAGCTCAGATCGAGCGACCACCCACCGTCGCTCCAGAGCGCGAGTCGCAGCGCGCGCAGCGTCCCGTCGGCGTCGCACCCCACGCGATAACGACCGAGGAACGGATGGCGCTTTCCGGTCAGCACGACGTCGCGCGCGCGATCGAGGCGCACCCGCACCGGGCGCTTCGTCACGACCGCGCCGATCGCGGCGACGGACGCGAACGGGTTCGCCTGCGTCTCCTTGCCGCCGAAGCCGCCGCCCATGCGCAGCTGCTGCACGACCACGTCGCCCGCCGGCACGCCGAGCACGCGCGCGACGACGTCCTGCGTCTCCGTCGGATGCTGCGTGCTCGAGTGCACCATCATCGTGCCCGACTCGTCGACGTACGCGATCGACGCCTGGGTCTCGAGATAGAACTGCTCCTGACCGCCGACGTAGAGCTCGCCGTCGATCACGATCTTCGAGGCCGCGAGCGCCGCGTCGACCTCGCCGCGCACGATGCGCTCTTCGTCGGTGTGGAACGCGCCCGCGTCGATCGCCTGCTCGATCGTGAGGATCGCGGCGCGCGGCGTGTACTCCGCGATCACCCGCGCCGCGCCGAGCTTCGCGGCCTCTTCGCTCTCCGCGAGCACCCACGCGACGGGCATGCCGTGGAAGAGGATCTCGGGACGCGCATCGCCGTCGCTCGTCGCGGGGCGCGGAAACAGCGGCTCGTCGCGGCGGTTCGCGCCGGTGTCGTTCTCGCCGGGCACGTCGGCCGCGGTCAGCACCTTCACCACGCCGCTCACGTGGTACGCGGGCGCGACGTCGAGGCGCTCGAGCCATGCGTGCGCGTGCGGCGCCATCACGGGCCATGCGTGCAGCACGCCGGGCAGTCGCGTCGCGAGATCGTCGGTGTAGAGCGCAGCGCCGGTGACGTGCGCGGTCGCGCTCTCGTGCGGGATCGATGCGCCCACCGCGCGCGCGCCAGGAGGCGCAAAGTGCTTCGGGGTCGAGCGAGGCTCGTTCATTGGTAGATCCTTACCTGCTACCGGCCTGCGCCGGCGGTTGGTCAAGACCCCCGTTCAAACCGTGCGTGCGGATTTCCCGCACACGGCTTACGGGCAGTCTCTCGAGTCGCTGCATTACGCGACCTCCCGGAAGAAGGCTCGCTCGGGGTACTGCACGGTCCCTCGCAGGCGATGAAGTCCGAGGCTCCAGAAGTACTCGCGCGTCCACCTGCTCGACTCCCCCGGCTTCAGATGCCGGCCCTTGCGCTCCACGCGCAGGTCCCGCAGCCGACGCCAGACGTAGCTGTCGAGTTGGTTGAATTTCTTGGCGGCATTTCCGGTGCGGAAGTAGTTGCCCCAGCCCCGCAGCACGGGGTTGAGATCGGCGATCACCTCGCGGAGATCCGCGTGGCACCGCCTCCTCGGGGTCAGCTCCTTCACGCGCTGTCTCACCCGCTTCATCGCGCGCGCGGACGGCCAGCGATGCAGGAAGTACAGGCGTCTGCCTTTCTTCTCCCACAGCGCTCCGCTCATGCGTTTGTGCAGGTGATGTCCGAGAAAATCGAAGCCCTGCTTGCCATCGTAGAGCTCGACTCGCCTCGTCTTGTCCGGATGCAGCTCGAGACCGAGGCGCCCGAGGATGACTCGAATGCGCCTCTCTGCCTCTTCGCACTCGCGCTTCGTCTTGCACATCACGACGAAGTCGTCCGCGTAGCGCACCAGCGTCCCGGGCGGGGCGCTCCTGCGCATCCACGTCACGTCGAGCACGTGCAGGTAGATGTTCGAGAGCAGCGGAGAGATGACTCCGCCCTGCGGCGTTCCCGCGATGTTGCGAGTCACGACGCCCCCGTCCATCACCCCCGCTTCGAGCCACTGCCGCACCAGCTTGAGCATCCGCCGATCCGAGATGCGTCGAGCGACGAGCTTCATCAGCTTGTCGTGATCGATGCTCCCGAAGTAGTCGCGGATGTCGGCGTCGAGCACGTGGTGATGCCCCTTCGCGCCGAGCTTCCTCAGCGTCTCCAGCGCACCCAGCGCGCCCCGCTTCGGCCGGAAGCCCCACGAGCACGGAAGAAAGTCCGCCTCGAAGATCGGCTCCAGCACCAGCTTCGCCGCCATCTGGACCACTCGATCCCGGACCGTCGGAATCCCCAGCGGCCGCTTCCTTCCATCTGCCTTCGGGATGTACCGGCGCAGCACCACCTCGGGCCGGTACGTCTTGCTCCGCAGTGCGTCGCCGAGCTCTTCGAGGAAGCGCTCGACTCCGTACTGCTTCACCTCGGCGATCGTCTGGCCATCGACGCCCGCCGCGCCCTTGTTCGCCTCGACTCGCTTCCACGCTTCCCGAAGGACGTCACTCCTCCAGATGTGGTCATAAAGAGCGTGGAAACGTC includes:
- a CDS encoding DUF1254 domain-containing protein; amino-acid sequence: MDPHTARPELEHEYPTSDGARSVYDDQDLQRAVQAYRFFYPTVSMEAIFHGNRQAGVEDGKAIMMLAAGPRHVGFTVNSDTPYAACVLDLQSMGPTVIDLPPGPYVGMVDDHDHRWIGDIGIPGPDRGEGGRYLLLPLDYAGEIPRDHLVARSPTRRALLGLRAIPGESGTEGAMEALRRVKIHPYARPDAPLGVIDVSDRDIDTSPLRWENELEYWRRLHAVLEQEPPREEFRPMYGLLAALGIERGRPFAPDRRMKRILELATEVGLDQMRVEGFAAGRPDLLVWPDRRWEWIGLTADPDFESGSHLDLQARDRWFVQAIGASPAMFRRAPGGGSIYFLGARDDSGEYLDGGHTYELRVPLPVPAQLFWSVTAYDSKTRSQVRAPQDRAVLSSLQRTFEPGPDGFARLHFGPTAPPGGERAWIQTTPDTGFFLYMRIYGPEPAAFDGSWKPGDPTRIDRAPARARTISPATLRSISTPDSIESAIGTLRFHDGIPRTETAARLYDHLDSVHAQNAYLNGLQAVSTYAIRQGLFDVGVRDNDVLVFSRLMDSQSLFLTANCDTVYFISMLDVSAGPLVLELPARTLGVIDDMWFRWVGDVGTSGPDRGEGGRYLIVPERYAGPLPEGGFYVLRSKTDHLLLLGRAFLEDDDPAPAAARIRRDLKIQPYVAGTIGSSIGAYLRSEGPLGALAAPARPTRFVEGTGLVMSTIPPNDESFFEMLDAVVQLEPAEALDPEIAGHAAAIGIVKGRRFRPDKRLQRILSEAIVIANATARTIAVRPRASEGFGYYGEGSAWSNPLFVGGYEFLRPPPRITSDGVEQLPSSGARALASRTQMFYLATGITPAMCMRLENVGSQYLGAFYDADGDPFDGASTYELTLPPGIPAGLFWSLTLYDNQTRSMLQTPQRFPRAGSQAYPTPAAVAREDGSITVFFAPERPHGVPEGNWIQTVPGKGWFVLLRLYSPLRAFFDKTWRPGEIRHTTPRVSA
- the ltrA gene encoding group II intron reverse transcriptase/maturase, which gives rise to MSTNVVQNNATGGKGPWGSHVEEAGKREGMAGRTGPNDPGGRRPREEVRQLQRRLWVAAKRAPGRRFHALYDHIWRSDVLREAWKRVEANKGAAGVDGQTIAEVKQYGVERFLEELGDALRSKTYRPEVVLRRYIPKADGRKRPLGIPTVRDRVVQMAAKLVLEPIFEADFLPCSWGFRPKRGALGALETLRKLGAKGHHHVLDADIRDYFGSIDHDKLMKLVARRISDRRMLKLVRQWLEAGVMDGGVVTRNIAGTPQGGVISPLLSNIYLHVLDVTWMRRSAPPGTLVRYADDFVVMCKTKRECEEAERRIRVILGRLGLELHPDKTRRVELYDGKQGFDFLGHHLHKRMSGALWEKKGRRLYFLHRWPSARAMKRVRQRVKELTPRRRCHADLREVIADLNPVLRGWGNYFRTGNAAKKFNQLDSYVWRRLRDLRVERKGRHLKPGESSRWTREYFWSLGLHRLRGTVQYPERAFFREVA
- the xdhB gene encoding xanthine dehydrogenase molybdopterin binding subunit; this translates as MNEPRSTPKHFAPPGARAVGASIPHESATAHVTGAALYTDDLATRLPGVLHAWPVMAPHAHAWLERLDVAPAYHVSGVVKVLTAADVPGENDTGANRRDEPLFPRPATSDGDARPEILFHGMPVAWVLAESEEAAKLGAARVIAEYTPRAAILTIEQAIDAGAFHTDEERIVRGEVDAALAASKIVIDGELYVGGQEQFYLETQASIAYVDESGTMMVHSSTQHPTETQDVVARVLGVPAGDVVVQQLRMGGGFGGKETQANPFASVAAIGAVVTKRPVRVRLDRARDVVLTGKRHPFLGRYRVGCDADGTLRALRLALWSDGGWSLDLSFPVLGRALFHSDNAYYVPAMAVTGRVCKTHKASNTAFRGFGGPQGMVMIEEVLDRVARAVGLPADVVREKNLYREGHETHYGQRVEDADRLARIWGELKSDAQWDSRRREIDAFNASSQSVKRGLAITPVKFGISFTAKWYNQAGALVHVYKDGSVQINHGGTEMGQGLHTKMLQVAADALGLPIACIRIMPTRTDKVPNTSATAASSGSDLNGAAVKNACDVLRARVCEVAASMLGCTSDAVTIEGGVVRGDGRELPWAEVIDRAYHERVQLSATGFYKTPEIHWDREKGRGRPFYYFAYGAAITEVEVDAFTGMYAIRRVDILHDVGDSLSPMIDVGQVEGGFAQGAGWLTQEELVWDDKGALRTPNASTYKLPSLGECPPVFRTKLLERARQEGVVGGSKAVGEPPLMLAISVREALRDAVAACAATGRRGAVALASPATAEQVFWAIQTLREEGRATMPEPIVGVRS
- a CDS encoding ATP-binding protein, which produces MSAIEAIRKRPGMYVGDVHDGSGLLQVLWEVVANAIDEHLAGHASRVRVTIESDDSFVVEDDGRGIAPDVAIRALTELHDTNTLDGHHPHVHIGLHGVGLVVVNALSESLVIESRRGGRIHRARFARGVCVEPMHDDGASDMRGTRISFRPDPEIFSWTRVDLTRAQSRIDELGAFLERLSIELVIAERRMRPPVGIAALLRDPRGLHAPVLHRATIGDIGVELAVVLHDRPWGSVRTFVNTMETRDGGVHLVAFWSALRMFFAEASEPERFAHAVVHVSSADPAYGAPMRDELVDPRARRPVVDATLELLRSLADAHPDAVARVRELAK